The Triticum aestivum cultivar Chinese Spring chromosome 7B, IWGSC CS RefSeq v2.1, whole genome shotgun sequence genome window below encodes:
- the LOC123162721 gene encoding cytosolic sulfotransferase 17 — translation MSAMAHLHSEDMESRPREAVSSKTHTGSLIATLPTKEGWSTPLVFYNNCWIRPHSLKDVMAVQDMLKLRPDDIILAAHPKCGTTWLKALVFTILNRSRYTFTDHPLLTVRPHQLVPFIALRPGDLDRAEALPSPRLLSTHLPLPLLPPAVSTLGCRIVCVCREPKDAFLSRWHFEKKLHQGISLGTDEAFAMFSEGCSPYGPFWDRYLEYWKESLARPREVMFLRYEEMVSDTPNVIRKLASFLGVPFTREEESGGVVDQVADLCGFTSLSNVDANRADRVEVEHAGAKLVFNPSSLFRKGEVGDWVNHMSKDMAARMDQLVAEKFKGSGLTF, via the coding sequence ATGTCAGCCATGGCACACCTTCATTCCGAGGACATGGAGAGTCGCCCACGTGAAGCCGTATCATCCAAAACCCACACCGGAAGTCTTATAGCAACACTTCCAACCAAAGAAGGATGGTCGACGCCACTGGTCTTCTACAACAACTGCTGGATCAGACCACATTCCCTTAAGGATGTCATGGCTGTCCAGGACATGCTCAAGCTCCGCCCCGACGACATCATCCTCGCCGCGCATCCGAAATGCGGCACCACCTGGCTGAAAGCCCTGGTGTTTACCATCCTAAACAGATCCCGTTATACCTTCACCGACCACCCACTGCTCACGGTACGTCCCCATCAACTTGTGCCTTTCATCGCGCTACGGCCGGGAGACCTCGACAGAGCCGAGGCGCTGCCCTCTCCGCGGCTGCTCTCCACCCACCTGCCGCTCCCCCTGCTCCCACCCGCAGTTTCCACCCTTGGCTGCCGGATCGTGTGCGTTTGCCGAGAgcccaaagacgcatttctctcaAGGTGGCACTTTGAGAAGAAGTTGCACCAAGGTATATCCCTAGGTACGGATGAAGCATTCGCAATGTTTTCTGAGGGTTGCTCACCTTACGGTCCTTTCTGGGATCGCTATCTCGAGTACTGGAAAGAAAGTTTGGCCAGACCACGAGAGGTGATGTTTCTGAGGTACGAGGAGATGGTGTCAGACACACCCAATGTTATTAGGAAGCTAGCAAGCTTCCTCGGCGTCCCGTTCACCCGAGAGGAGGAAAGCGGCGGAGTCGTGGACCAAGTAGCTGATTTGTGCGGCTTCACATCACTTAGCAACGTCGACGCCAATCGGGCAGATCGTGTTGAAGTTGAGCACGCAGGAGCTAAGCTCGTTTTTAATCCCTCTTCGCTGTTTAGGAAAGGGGAGGTTGGGGATTGGGTGAACCACATGAGCAAGGACATGGCAGCTAGAATGGACCAGCTTGTCGCTGAGAAGTTCAAGGGATCAGGTCTCACGTTCTGA